The Deinococcus humi genome has a segment encoding these proteins:
- a CDS encoding HD domain-containing phosphohydrolase — translation MTVGPQSSSAPRPGPPQTQLQALQRAIPELLGVDPAQALAMARTCCDLIGKLDCSEAAESHVLLGRALQASGQQTEALAAFRRAADLFKQLRQPVSEAEARGLVGKALIDLEQFDDAAIALERALELAKPVPEAAAIQATALNHLAAVHNHQGRAAEALQLTHQALQLHESGGNVTGQVHCLTNIGSLQMRFGQYGEAIKSLTRAYSLYKTQAADPKTEMPILHNLAHVHSMSGDAGLAIEVMLTAYQAASATGNQRLEALASLNLGGFYLDTRQFDRAREYLQLALSLSRELKYQVGELSALDSLGNLYGQTEEPVLALQTIREALAIALEIGSKQGELEARLQLGRLHLRQGELDAARQQLEAGLELAVSIQSVKEQAEAHEALAEYSERCGDLGRALAHSRELTRIERELFNAERDRQTRNLSIQFEVERARHDAEIYRVRTDVEQEGRQRAEEQVRVRTAELARAQQEVVTRLAMAAEYRDDTTGEHTRRVGRTSARIARALGWPEGQANVLGIAARLHDVGKIGIPDSVLLKSGKLESAEFRQMQTHTLIGARILSGGRSELLRLAEEIALTHHERWDGSGYPRGLRASEIPLSGRIVALADVFDALTHARPYKAAWSPQEALDEIRKLTGSHFDPELVDTAVAVLTQPDSHDSDWGEEPLPLEQEDASHVLTVFEQLLVERTRELEQARAVAERLALTDSLTGLGNRRALEQVLERTLKQAAGNHSPFTVISFDLDGLKGVNDAHGHAQGDLFLQGFAQALTEVLGDVGLAYRIGGDEFAVVTANPLDEGALQDLLDQVHGQMRRQGFEDATASMGHAQYPQDAQTAGDLLRLSDQRMYHRKLFRRRGLH, via the coding sequence ATGACTGTTGGCCCCCAATCCTCTTCCGCACCCAGACCTGGGCCACCCCAGACCCAGCTTCAGGCGCTGCAACGTGCCATTCCTGAATTGCTGGGTGTGGATCCAGCACAGGCACTGGCAATGGCGCGGACTTGCTGCGATCTGATTGGCAAGCTTGATTGCAGTGAGGCCGCCGAAAGCCACGTCTTGCTGGGCCGGGCGCTTCAAGCGAGTGGACAGCAGACCGAGGCCTTAGCTGCATTCCGCCGCGCCGCAGACCTCTTTAAACAACTGCGCCAACCTGTATCGGAAGCCGAGGCGCGTGGACTGGTCGGGAAAGCGCTGATTGACCTTGAACAGTTTGATGACGCCGCCATAGCCCTGGAGCGCGCGTTAGAGTTGGCTAAGCCCGTGCCGGAAGCCGCAGCAATTCAGGCGACAGCACTCAACCATCTAGCCGCTGTCCACAATCATCAAGGGCGCGCTGCGGAAGCATTGCAGCTCACCCATCAGGCGTTGCAGCTCCACGAGAGCGGCGGAAATGTCACTGGACAGGTCCACTGCCTGACCAATATTGGCAGCCTTCAGATGCGCTTTGGTCAGTACGGCGAGGCAATCAAAAGCCTGACGCGTGCATACAGCCTCTACAAAACACAGGCAGCGGATCCAAAAACGGAAATGCCTATTTTGCACAATCTGGCACACGTCCATAGCATGAGCGGGGATGCTGGGTTAGCGATTGAGGTAATGCTGACGGCGTATCAGGCAGCCAGCGCCACGGGCAACCAACGTCTTGAGGCTCTAGCGAGCCTCAACCTTGGTGGCTTCTACCTGGACACACGCCAGTTTGACCGCGCGCGCGAGTATCTACAACTGGCCCTGAGTCTCAGCCGCGAACTGAAGTATCAGGTGGGCGAGTTGAGTGCGCTGGATAGTCTGGGCAACCTGTACGGGCAGACTGAGGAACCCGTACTGGCCTTGCAGACCATTCGTGAGGCGCTGGCGATTGCGCTGGAAATCGGGTCAAAGCAGGGTGAACTGGAGGCCCGCCTGCAACTGGGGCGGCTACACCTGCGTCAGGGCGAACTGGACGCGGCCCGGCAACAACTGGAGGCGGGCCTGGAACTGGCCGTCAGTATCCAGTCGGTCAAGGAGCAGGCCGAGGCCCACGAGGCGCTGGCCGAATATTCCGAGAGATGCGGCGATCTGGGGCGGGCGCTGGCCCACAGCCGCGAGCTGACCCGTATCGAGCGCGAACTGTTCAATGCCGAGCGCGACCGCCAGACCCGTAACCTGAGTATCCAGTTCGAGGTCGAGCGTGCCCGCCACGACGCCGAGATCTACCGTGTCCGCACAGACGTGGAGCAGGAGGGACGTCAGCGCGCCGAGGAGCAGGTGCGCGTGCGAACGGCAGAACTGGCCCGCGCGCAGCAGGAGGTGGTTACGCGCCTGGCCATGGCCGCCGAGTACCGTGACGACACCACCGGGGAACACACCCGGCGGGTAGGGCGCACCTCGGCACGGATCGCGCGGGCGCTGGGCTGGCCGGAGGGTCAGGCCAACGTGCTGGGCATTGCGGCGAGATTGCACGACGTGGGCAAGATCGGTATTCCCGACAGTGTGCTGCTCAAGTCGGGCAAACTCGAAAGTGCCGAGTTCCGGCAGATGCAGACCCATACCCTGATCGGGGCACGCATCCTGTCAGGCGGACGCTCGGAACTGCTGCGTCTGGCCGAGGAAATAGCGCTGACGCACCACGAACGTTGGGACGGAAGCGGCTACCCGCGCGGGCTGCGGGCCAGCGAGATTCCGCTGTCTGGCCGGATCGTGGCGCTGGCCGACGTATTCGACGCGTTGACTCACGCGCGGCCCTACAAAGCGGCCTGGAGCCCCCAGGAGGCGCTGGACGAGATCCGCAAGCTGACCGGGAGCCACTTCGATCCCGAGCTGGTGGACACTGCCGTGGCGGTCCTGACACAACCCGACAGCCACGACAGCGACTGGGGAGAGGAGCCTCTGCCGCTGGAACAGGAGGATGCGAGCCACGTCCTGACGGTTTTCGAGCAACTGCTGGTCGAGCGTACCCGTGAACTGGAGCAGGCCCGTGCGGTGGCTGAGCGGCTGGCCCTGACGGACAGCCTGACCGGACTGGGCAATCGCCGCGCGCTGGAGCAAGTGCTGGAACGGACCCTCAAGCAGGCCGCCGGGAACCACAGCCCATTTACCGTGATCTCCTTTGATCTCGACGGACTGAAAGGGGTGAACGACGCGCACGGGCACGCGCAGGGGGACCTCTTCCTCCAGGGTTTCGCGCAGGCGCTGACGGAGGTGCTGGGCGATGTTGGGCTGGCCTACCGGATTGGCGGTGACGAGTTCGCCGTTGTGACCGCCAATCCGCTCGACGAGGGCGCGCTGCAAGACCTGTTGGATCAGGTCCATGGCCAGATGCGGCGCCAGGGCTTCGAGGACGCCACTGCCAGCATGGGGCATGCCCAGTACCCGCAGGACGCCCAGACCGCTGGTGATCTGCTGAGGCTCAGCGATCAGCGTAT
- the rpsP gene encoding 30S ribosomal protein S16, producing MVKIRLSRFGSTHNPHYRIVVTDSRRARDGGYIENLGHYDPRKTSENYLKVNTERAQHWIGVGAQPTDTARRLLKSQGVKFS from the coding sequence ATGGTCAAGATTCGCCTGTCCCGTTTCGGTTCCACCCACAACCCCCACTACCGTATCGTCGTGACTGACAGCCGCCGCGCCCGCGACGGCGGTTACATCGAGAACCTGGGTCACTATGATCCCCGTAAGACCTCCGAGAACTACCTGAAGGTCAACACCGAACGCGCCCAGCACTGGATCGGCGTCGGCGCTCAGCCCACCGACACCGCCCGCCGTCTGCTGAAGTCGCAGGGCGTCAAGTTCTCCTGA
- a CDS encoding peptidylprolyl isomerase — MKKILLTLALLGGVALAQTAPPAPAPAPAPTAPAPTAPAPTTPAPGTPATPAAPVSTGDPAAVVAKVGDQTFTLADFDRAFRIAAARVVNAQGIPFEDSYLTEFAEARPEYLKQFLRDRAVTQLAQSRAKVDQATVDKQFEDARGNFETDEAFAEALAATGYSTPEDLRAELGRQALVNAYLESLQERFKFGDAVVAGYYQLNRDKLTREAEACVKHVLVPTEAEAKAIVADLAGGADFAKIAAEKSQDPGSAPQGGDLGCFGPGQMVETFDKASFTGPVGQVQTVQSQFGYHVLVVTKRTDAGVTPLAEAAPLIRQQLASEAAQKYLDSQVARLNTASFPDVVTLPASK; from the coding sequence ATGAAGAAAATCCTGCTGACCCTGGCGCTGCTCGGCGGCGTCGCTCTGGCCCAGACTGCTCCTCCTGCGCCGGCTCCGGCCCCTGCTCCCACTGCACCCGCGCCGACGGCCCCAGCGCCCACCACTCCAGCCCCCGGAACGCCGGCCACGCCCGCAGCGCCGGTCAGCACGGGTGACCCGGCGGCAGTTGTAGCGAAGGTGGGCGATCAGACCTTCACGCTGGCCGATTTCGACAGAGCGTTCCGCATCGCCGCTGCCCGCGTGGTGAATGCCCAGGGCATTCCCTTCGAGGACTCCTACCTGACCGAATTCGCCGAGGCCCGCCCCGAGTACCTCAAGCAGTTCCTGCGTGACCGCGCCGTGACCCAGCTGGCCCAGTCGCGTGCCAAGGTGGATCAGGCCACCGTGGACAAGCAGTTTGAGGATGCGCGCGGCAACTTTGAGACCGACGAGGCATTTGCCGAGGCGCTGGCGGCCACCGGCTACAGCACCCCTGAAGACCTGCGGGCCGAGCTGGGGCGCCAGGCGCTGGTCAACGCATATCTGGAAAGTCTGCAGGAGCGCTTCAAATTCGGCGACGCCGTGGTGGCCGGGTACTACCAGCTCAACCGCGACAAGCTGACCCGCGAGGCCGAGGCCTGCGTCAAACACGTTCTGGTCCCCACTGAGGCCGAGGCCAAGGCGATTGTGGCGGATCTGGCAGGTGGCGCGGACTTTGCCAAGATTGCTGCCGAGAAGAGCCAGGACCCCGGTAGCGCCCCGCAGGGCGGTGACCTGGGCTGCTTTGGTCCTGGGCAGATGGTTGAAACCTTCGACAAGGCCAGCTTTACCGGGCCGGTGGGCCAGGTTCAGACCGTGCAGTCGCAGTTCGGCTACCACGTTCTGGTGGTGACCAAGCGCACCGATGCGGGCGTGACTCCGCTGGCCGAAGCCGCTCCGCTGATCCGTCAGCAACTGGCGAGCGAGGCCGCTCAGAAGTACCTGGACTCCCAGGTCGCCCGTCTGAACACCGCGTCCTTCCCGGACGTGGTCACGTTGCCAGCCAGCAAATAA
- a CDS encoding GntR family transcriptional regulator, with protein MNDTPLNDPSSKPGELLALLATQVGKPGSLPVYLQLRQALAQAIQDGRLRPGDSLPAVRALASALALAPNTVAKTYALLQDDGLTENRAGAGTRVRADSAAGQQSGLLELRRCLQELKAAGVRPDELRALVDEVLAG; from the coding sequence ATGAATGACACACCGCTGAATGACCCCTCCTCCAAGCCCGGCGAACTGCTCGCCCTGCTGGCCACCCAGGTGGGAAAACCAGGGTCTTTGCCCGTCTACCTCCAGCTGCGACAGGCACTGGCGCAGGCCATTCAGGATGGGCGGCTCCGTCCTGGCGATTCGTTGCCTGCCGTGCGCGCGTTGGCCTCAGCGCTGGCACTGGCTCCCAACACAGTTGCCAAGACCTATGCCCTGCTGCAAGACGATGGCCTGACTGAAAACCGCGCCGGGGCAGGCACGCGGGTACGGGCCGACAGCGCGGCCGGACAGCAGAGCGGCCTCCTTGAGCTGCGGCGGTGCCTGCAAGAGTTGAAAGCTGCTGGAGTGCGGCCCGATGAGCTGCGGGCTCTCGTCGATGAGGTGCTGGCGGGTTAA
- a CDS encoding peptidoglycan bridge formation glycyltransferase FemA/FemB family protein yields the protein MRLKLLETTDPRVYDDAVRNMPITSALQGWGYGEARRVLGQTPLRSLIVDEAGRTVGALQLLRKRLVPGFSTLYAPRGPALESLELLPAVADAVKAIAKPGDALLKIEPPVPLPADDSTEIPDAYGPFRRAESEQPEHTILADLSHSEDVLFAGLHSMARRNVRTAQKLGVVAGRDDDFDAFWDIFTATNERARLGAYPRAYYETLLREGNAHGGEAYIVLSRHRGKALAGGFFLGMGAGTYYLFGGSVRDDRVNDAGQPLKDSKAPDAFYWNAMLDAKARGYTLFDFWGIPRKLDEEKHSFGVFKMKLKFSEQRAWYPAYDLPLNAAAPAIVKALRWRKTQNNKRKRGSAEDVL from the coding sequence GTGCGCCTGAAGCTCCTGGAAACCACCGATCCGCGCGTTTACGACGACGCTGTGCGGAACATGCCGATCACCAGCGCCCTGCAGGGCTGGGGCTACGGCGAGGCGCGGCGGGTGCTGGGCCAAACCCCCCTGCGCTCCCTGATCGTGGACGAGGCCGGACGCACGGTGGGCGCTTTGCAACTGCTCCGCAAGCGGCTGGTGCCGGGGTTCAGCACGCTGTACGCGCCGCGCGGCCCGGCCCTGGAAAGCCTGGAGTTGCTGCCGGCCGTGGCCGACGCCGTGAAGGCAATCGCTAAACCGGGCGACGCCCTTCTCAAGATCGAGCCGCCCGTGCCGCTGCCCGCCGACGACAGCACCGAGATCCCAGACGCCTACGGCCCCTTCCGCCGCGCCGAATCCGAGCAGCCCGAACACACCATCCTGGCAGATCTGTCACACAGTGAAGACGTGCTGTTCGCCGGTCTGCATAGCATGGCCCGCCGCAACGTTCGCACCGCACAGAAACTGGGCGTGGTGGCAGGCCGCGACGACGATTTCGATGCTTTCTGGGACATCTTCACCGCCACCAACGAGCGGGCCCGGCTGGGCGCCTATCCGCGCGCGTACTACGAGACCCTGTTGCGCGAGGGCAATGCCCACGGCGGCGAAGCGTACATCGTGCTGTCGCGCCATAGGGGAAAGGCGCTGGCGGGGGGCTTTTTTCTGGGCATGGGCGCGGGCACCTATTACCTGTTCGGTGGCAGCGTCCGAGATGACCGCGTGAATGACGCGGGTCAGCCCCTGAAAGACAGCAAGGCCCCTGACGCCTTCTACTGGAACGCCATGCTGGACGCCAAAGCGCGCGGGTACACGCTGTTCGACTTCTGGGGCATCCCCCGCAAGCTCGATGAGGAAAAGCACTCGTTCGGTGTCTTCAAGATGAAGCTGAAATTTAGCGAGCAGCGCGCGTGGTATCCGGCTTACGACTTGCCGCTCAACGCCGCTGCCCCCGCCATCGTCAAGGCACTGCGCTGGCGCAAGACCCAGAACAACAAGCGCAAGCGCGGGAGTGCGGAGGACGTGTTGTAG
- a CDS encoding LON peptidase substrate-binding domain-containing protein: protein MTVPLFPLPNLVLFPGVVLPLYVFEPRYRALLADTQASGEPFGIVQILELSENVSMPFHERVSKVGTLAHLQQAETHEDGTSTIVVVGGERFTVQSFDFSQPYLSAEVKLWPLEDAPPAQEAVVQASARKLLSDLLRLRPADAELIRANAPQDPMLLASFAASLLPGFSGQGREEALRAPSLLDRLDVLLGAVPRDMKLMN, encoded by the coding sequence ATGACCGTCCCCCTGTTTCCCCTGCCCAATCTGGTGTTGTTTCCAGGTGTGGTGCTTCCCCTGTATGTCTTCGAGCCGCGTTACCGCGCGCTGCTCGCGGATACGCAGGCCAGCGGCGAACCGTTCGGCATCGTGCAGATCCTGGAACTGTCCGAGAACGTATCCATGCCCTTTCACGAGCGGGTTTCGAAGGTGGGCACGCTGGCGCATCTGCAGCAGGCCGAGACGCACGAGGACGGCACCAGCACCATTGTGGTGGTGGGCGGCGAACGCTTCACGGTGCAGTCCTTCGACTTCAGCCAGCCCTACCTGAGCGCTGAGGTGAAGCTGTGGCCGCTGGAGGATGCCCCACCCGCTCAGGAAGCCGTCGTGCAGGCTAGCGCCCGCAAGCTGTTGAGCGATCTGTTGCGTCTGCGCCCTGCCGATGCCGAGCTGATTCGCGCCAATGCCCCGCAAGACCCCATGCTGCTGGCGAGCTTCGCCGCCAGCCTGCTGCCCGGTTTTAGCGGTCAGGGCCGTGAGGAGGCCCTGCGCGCGCCCAGCCTCCTGGACCGTCTGGACGTGTTGCTGGGTGCCGTTCCTAGAGACATGAAGTTAATGAACTGA
- a CDS encoding S8 family serine peptidase — translation MTNKIAALSLLTLGLLSACSNTVTSTTPAAQERFARVALVPLEAGDTPKRLAKAVGGSVLSWNEVGCEAADEINCTAMIGLNSQVDTQNLHALRGRTMYIEPNKDVFSGGGTLTATMGGKVSIWAGGKVSIWAGGKVSIWAGGQFTQLPENTALWKKIRLEEAQRMAPNLGAGVTVAVIDTGLDLQHPAFGGSLSDPSTWYDFYAGDTMPQDEGIFGVGGYGHGTNVAGIVLQVAPGAKIMPLRVLGSDGSGDVVMVAKAIVWAADHGAGVINLSLGSEESSKVVQDAIKKVTERKVLVVSSAGNSNLSKITYPAADADAKGSGAYSLSVGSVDLNDVKSNFSNYATELKVMAPGEQVYAPAPGGLMAAWSGTSMAAPMVSGGLALALGQQAPTKDLAKELADRATDIYNISGNKPFKDKLGEKGRLDLVEFLSHASTY, via the coding sequence ATGACCAACAAGATAGCCGCCCTCAGCCTGTTGACGCTTGGTCTCCTATCCGCGTGCTCCAACACAGTCACTTCCACTACTCCTGCGGCCCAGGAACGTTTTGCCCGCGTCGCCCTGGTTCCTCTTGAGGCGGGGGATACGCCGAAGCGCCTGGCCAAGGCGGTAGGAGGTTCCGTGCTGAGCTGGAACGAAGTTGGATGCGAGGCTGCCGATGAAATCAACTGCACGGCCATGATAGGCCTGAATTCACAGGTGGATACCCAGAACCTGCACGCCCTGCGCGGACGGACGATGTACATTGAGCCGAACAAGGATGTCTTCAGTGGCGGCGGCACTCTGACTGCCACAATGGGCGGCAAGGTCAGTATCTGGGCGGGCGGCAAGGTCAGCATCTGGGCAGGTGGCAAGGTCAGTATTTGGGCAGGCGGACAGTTCACTCAGCTTCCAGAGAACACTGCGCTGTGGAAAAAAATTCGGTTGGAAGAAGCGCAGCGTATGGCCCCCAATTTGGGCGCGGGCGTGACTGTGGCCGTCATTGACACTGGTCTCGACCTTCAGCATCCTGCTTTCGGCGGCTCCCTTTCCGATCCGTCCACTTGGTATGACTTTTACGCTGGGGACACGATGCCACAAGACGAGGGCATCTTCGGCGTCGGCGGCTACGGCCACGGGACCAACGTGGCGGGCATCGTCTTGCAGGTGGCTCCCGGCGCGAAGATCATGCCGCTGCGCGTTCTGGGCTCAGATGGTTCCGGCGACGTGGTAATGGTGGCCAAGGCCATTGTCTGGGCCGCCGACCACGGCGCCGGCGTGATCAACCTGAGCCTGGGCAGCGAAGAAAGCTCCAAGGTCGTGCAGGACGCCATCAAGAAGGTCACCGAGAGAAAGGTGCTGGTGGTATCGTCGGCAGGCAACAGCAATCTGAGTAAGATCACCTATCCAGCGGCAGACGCCGATGCCAAGGGCAGTGGGGCTTATAGCCTGAGCGTGGGCAGCGTTGATCTGAATGACGTCAAGTCCAACTTCTCGAATTACGCGACTGAATTGAAAGTGATGGCTCCGGGTGAGCAGGTGTATGCTCCGGCTCCAGGAGGGCTCATGGCCGCTTGGAGTGGCACGTCCATGGCCGCCCCCATGGTCAGTGGCGGCCTGGCGCTGGCGCTGGGACAGCAGGCGCCCACCAAGGATCTCGCCAAAGAACTGGCTGACCGAGCAACGGATATCTACAATATCAGCGGCAACAAACCATTCAAGGACAAGCTGGGGGAAAAGGGCCGTCTGGACCTGGTGGAGTTCCTCAGTCATGCCAGCACCTATTGA
- a CDS encoding KH domain-containing protein, producing the protein MKSDPTELTLFLAQSVVDQPSLVRVSKRGPTVMVRVAPGEEGRLIGRQGRVIQAIRTLVRAASDPRERVNVDLDAPRKG; encoded by the coding sequence ATGAAGAGCGATCCGACTGAACTGACCCTGTTCCTGGCGCAAAGCGTGGTGGATCAGCCGTCGCTGGTGCGCGTGTCCAAGCGGGGGCCAACCGTGATGGTGCGCGTCGCCCCCGGTGAGGAGGGTCGATTGATCGGACGGCAGGGCCGCGTGATTCAGGCCATCCGCACGCTGGTGCGCGCTGCCAGCGACCCCCGCGAGCGCGTGAACGTCGACCTGGACGCCCCACGCAAGGGTTGA
- the trmD gene encoding tRNA (guanosine(37)-N1)-methyltransferase TrmD codes for MLTFSFLTLFPELLAPFAGEAIIGKARERGLLDVNLVQLRDFSDNKHLKVDDTPYGGGAGMVIRVDVAERALMSLPPADEVILLTPAGQPFTQTVAEELAQKNHLVFLCGRYEGFDARTEHLVTRELSIGDFVMMGGEAAAACVLEAVARLRPGVIGDPESHRADSFSSGLLDYPEYTRPPEWRGQRVPEVLRGGNHGAVAAWRREQALRRTLARRPDLLMGAGLTPQDSAALLNLGVTAEQLQAWDAPPPPPAKRVKRKKIRIDGSQSE; via the coding sequence ATGTTGACGTTTTCCTTTCTGACGCTGTTTCCCGAACTGCTGGCCCCCTTCGCGGGCGAGGCCATCATCGGCAAGGCGCGGGAACGTGGGCTGCTGGACGTGAATCTGGTGCAGTTGCGTGACTTCTCGGACAATAAACATCTCAAGGTTGATGACACGCCTTACGGCGGCGGCGCGGGCATGGTGATCCGGGTGGACGTGGCCGAGCGGGCGCTAATGAGTCTCCCGCCAGCCGATGAGGTGATCCTCCTGACCCCGGCGGGACAGCCGTTCACGCAGACCGTGGCCGAGGAACTGGCGCAGAAGAACCATCTGGTCTTCCTGTGTGGGCGCTACGAGGGCTTCGACGCCCGCACCGAGCATCTGGTCACGCGGGAGCTGAGCATCGGGGACTTCGTCATGATGGGCGGCGAGGCGGCGGCGGCCTGCGTGCTGGAAGCGGTGGCCCGGCTGCGGCCCGGCGTGATCGGTGACCCCGAATCGCACCGTGCCGACAGCTTCAGCAGCGGCCTGCTGGACTACCCTGAATACACCCGCCCGCCTGAATGGCGTGGTCAGCGCGTGCCGGAGGTCTTGCGTGGCGGCAACCACGGCGCAGTGGCGGCCTGGCGACGCGAGCAGGCGCTGCGGCGGACCCTGGCGCGGCGCCCCGATCTGTTGATGGGGGCCGGACTGACGCCACAGGACAGCGCAGCCCTACTGAACCTGGGCGTGACGGCGGAGCAGCTCCAGGCCTGGGACGCGCCGCCACCCCCGCCGGCCAAGCGGGTGAAACGCAAAAAAATTCGGATTGATGGCAGCCAATCCGAATGA
- the rimM gene encoding ribosome maturation factor RimM (Essential for efficient processing of 16S rRNA), translating to MTDTSAAGTEITRLGHFLGPHGVQGGVKVYVLGDAAQFKALRRVYVEGRGWLRVMRTTPLAPGVALQLAGLSSREGAEALRGLNVYAADDELPAPEEGVYYFHELRGLSLSDAEGTELGTVRDVLDAGHQDLLVVTHEGGEALIPLQAPYVTVNLNAKQRPQSLSLTADAPEGLLGEPDESDNDAEVEQDDT from the coding sequence ATGACCGATACAAGCGCGGCGGGCACCGAGATCACCCGCCTGGGCCATTTCCTGGGACCGCATGGTGTTCAGGGCGGCGTCAAAGTGTATGTGCTGGGGGACGCGGCACAGTTCAAGGCTCTGCGGCGCGTGTACGTCGAGGGACGGGGCTGGCTCAGGGTGATGCGGACCACGCCGCTCGCGCCCGGCGTGGCACTGCAATTGGCGGGCCTGTCCTCCCGCGAGGGGGCCGAGGCGCTGCGCGGCCTGAATGTCTACGCCGCTGACGACGAACTGCCCGCCCCAGAAGAGGGTGTGTATTATTTCCACGAGCTGCGCGGGCTGAGCCTCAGCGACGCGGAGGGGACGGAACTGGGGACAGTCAGGGATGTGCTGGACGCCGGGCATCAGGACCTGCTGGTGGTCACCCACGAGGGTGGAGAGGCGCTGATTCCGCTGCAAGCGCCGTATGTCACCGTGAATCTGAATGCCAAACAGCGCCCACAAAGCCTGTCCCTGACCGCCGACGCACCGGAGGGCCTGCTGGGCGAGCCGGACGAGTCAGACAATGACGCCGAAGTGGAGCAGGACGACACTTGA